A segment of the Devriesea agamarum genome:
AATGCACGTCGCTTTCATCCAACAGCCCCAAGGTGTGCCAGGCAGCGGCCTGATACAGCCAAGCATCGTGGGTAATCTCGACGCCTTTAGGACGACCAGTCGTGCCGGACGTGTAAATAAGCGTCGCTAAATCGTCGGGCCCGGTGCGGTCAATGCGTTCGCGCACGCAGGACGGATTCTCGGCCAGGTAGGCGCGCCCCTCCTGTTCCAGCTGAGACCACGCAATGACCCGGGGGTCACTTTCCTCCACCGATCCTCTCAGGAGCACGATAGTTTCTAGAGCCGATGACTGACCGCTCGCATCCGCAGACAGCATCCGCTCAAGAATCTCCGGGTTCTCAGCGATAGCGAACCGGGCTTCTGAATGCTCGAGGATGTAGGCGTAATCGTCTTCGCGAGCGTTGGGGTAAATCGTGGTGGTAATACCGCCGATGCAGTTGTTCGCGAAATCGGATACCACCCACTCGATACGCGTTGAGGAAGCGATGGCGAGCCGGTCACCCTGATTGAGACCCTGGGCAATCAAACCGGCAGCCATTGTGTGACACCATCGGCGGAAATCCGCCCAGGTCATCGACTTCCAGTTGTCGTCTTCGTCGGGGAACATCCAGCCGATGGCGTCGGGGGTGGAGTCCGGTTTGTCATCGAGGGCAACGCCAATTGACGGGAATCGTCCCTCGATAATGCGAATTTTCTCGTCGCTCAGCGTGGAGGTATCAAGTGGAACGGGCACGCTTTGGATCCTAGCCGAACAGGACTTTTGCTTCATCCCAACGCGACTTGGGCACCTTCTTCACGTTGTCCAAAGCGTCGGTGAACGGCACGGTCACGATGTCGGTCCCGCGCAGAGCCACCATTTTCCCGAAGTGGTTTTTGTGAGCCAGATCTACCGCCGCCATGCCGAGCCGGGTCGCCAGCACCCGGTCGTACGCGGTCGGTTCGCCGCCGCGCTGAATGTGCCCGAGCACGGTCGACCGCGATTCGATGCCGAGACGCTCTTCGATGATCGGAGCTAGCGTGGTCGCAATACCTCCGAAGCGGGGGCGGCCAAACTCGTCGAGTTCGTAATGGCCAAATTCGTCCCCTGAATCCTTGGGGACGAACCCTTCGGCAACCACAACCAATGGTGCGCGGCCACGATCCCATGCCGACTGGACATATTCACAGATTTGGTCAACGGACAGCGGAAATTCGGGAATGCAGATGACGTGGGCGCCGGCCGCCATCCCGGCGTGCAGGGCGATCCAGCCGACTGATCGCCCCATGACCTCGGCGACCATGCAGCGGTGGTGGGAATCGCCCGTCATCCGCAACCGGTCGAGTGCTTCGGTTGCGACCTCGACCCCGGTGTTAAACCCGAAGGTGTAGTCGGTCGCGTCGAGATCGTTATCAACCGTTTTGGGCACGCCGACCACCGGTACGCCTGCCTCGAAGAGACGATTGGCTGTGTACAGGGTTCCGTCTCCACCGATGGCGATCAGAGCATCAACCTCGTGGCGTTCCATGTTTTTCAGCACCAGTTCAGCGCCGCCAGACCCATCTTTGAAAGGGTTGGAGCGGGACGTGCCGAGGATGGTGCCACCGATCCGTCCGATACCGCGCACACGATGGCGGGGTAACTGGATGAAGTTATCTTCGAGCACGCCGCGCCAGCCATCGCGATAACCGATGAACTCGTTTTCGTAGACCATGGTCCCTTTGAGGACGGCGCCGCGAATCACGGCGTTCAGGCCCGGGCAGTCGCCACCAGAGGTGAGGATGCCGATCTTCATGCTGTTCCCTTTCCGCAGATGGCCAGGCGGGGTGTGCCCTCCATGGTCATGGTGTGGTCAGTGTTCGATGCCGGTCGGGCACAGCGTTGGACCCGTTCCGCAGTGTATCGGTGATCGATAAGGACACCTTGTAGGGTTCAACGCTGCGGCCCAACCGTGCGATGAGGCGTGAGGCCTTAGAGCTCCGGCATTGCGATAGAGCTCGGGTGTTGCCTTAGAGCTCCGGCATCGCGGTAGAGCTCAGGCGTTGCGATGCGCCCGGTAGTACTCGATGAGGGCGGTGGTGGAGGAGTCTTCCCCGTCCAACGCTCCTGGTTCACCGGCAACCGCCGGGGTGAGCTTCTTCGCCAGTTGCTTACCCAGTTCCACGCCCCACTGGTCGAAGGAATTAATGCCCCAGACGGCACCTTCGACGAAGGTGATGTGCTCGTACAGGGCGATCAGCTGTCCCAGGGTCTCAGGGGTGAGCGCAGGGGCCATGATCGAGGTGGTCGGGCGGTCCCCGGAGAACATTCGGGCCGGAACCAGAGAGCCTTCGGTGCCTTCGCTGCGCACTTCCTCCTCAGTTTTGCCAAAGGCTAGCGCTTTGGTCTGAGCGAAGAAGTTCGCAAGGAACAGCTCGTGCACATCCACGCCGTCGTCTTTCAGATCGTGGACGGGGTTGGCGAACGCGATGAAATCGGCCGGGATTAACCGGGTTCCCTGGTGAATCAGCTGATAGAAAGCGTGCTGACCGTTGGTTCCGGGTTCTCCCCAGAACACTTCCCCGGTCTCCGTGACGACAGGAGAGCCATCCCACCGCACGGACTTGCCGTTGGACTCCATCGTGAGCTGCTGAAGATACGCAGGGAAGCGGTGCAGGTACTGGCAGTAGGGCAAAATCGCATGGGTTTCGGCTTCCAGGAAGTTCACGTTCCACACGTTCAGCATGCCCATGAGCAGGGGAACGTTAGTCTCAGCCGGAGCGGTGCGGAAGTGCTCATCCATGGCGTGGAACCCGGCGAGTAGCCGAGCGAACACCTCGGGTCCAAAGACAGTTGCGAGCACGGTTCCAATGGCCGAATCCACCGAATAGCGGCCACCGACCCAGTTCCAGAAACCGAACGTGTTGCGCGGGTCGATGCCGAACTCTTCGACTTTGTCGAGCGCTGTCGAGACGGCGACAAAGTGCTTCGCGACGGCCAGACGGGATGTGTCGTCGGCGAGGTCATCCTGCGCCGTAGTGAGCACGCCGCGCTCGCGCAGTGCATCAAGCAGCCATGCCCGTACCAGGCGGGCATTGGTTAAGGTCTCCAGGGTGGTGAAGGTCTTGGATGCGACGATCACCAGGGTGGTTTCGGGGTCGAGGTCACGCACTGTTTCCCCGACGTCGGTCGGATCGATATTGGAGATGAAGCGCGCGCTGAGCCCCTCTTGAGCGTAGGGACGAAGTGCTTCGTACACCATGACTGGCCCGAGATCAGAGCCGCCGATACCGATGTTGACCACTGTTTCAATGCGTTTGCCGGTGATACCGGTCCATTCGCCGGAGCGCACCTTAATGGCAAACTCGTAGACGCGGTTCAGGGTGGCGTGCACATCCTCATCGACGTTCTGGCCATCCACTGTGAGCGGATCAGTGGCCTTTGCTGGACGCCGCAAAGCGGTGTGTAAAACTGCTCGGTCTTCAGTGGTATTGATGTGGGCGCCAGCGAACATTGCGTCCCGGCGTTCGAGGACACCTGTGTCTTCGGCAAGACGCAGTAACAGTGCTACGGTCTCGTCGGTGATCAGATTCTTCGACAGGTCCACGTGTAAATCAGCGGCGTCGAAGGTGAGGCGGGCGGCACGCTCGGGGTCGGCCGCGAACCATTCGCGCAAGCTACCGTCGAGATTTTCATCGTGCTCTTCGAGAGCGGCCCAGGCCGGAGTGGAGGTGGGGTCAACCGGGGATGCGGCGGGATCGTACGAGCTGGAAGAAGTGGTGTCGGTCATGCATTCATTGTGCCCTGGCAGTTCGAGGATGTGCTGAGCAGGTATCAGGAGGTCAGGTCCCATCCCGTGTGAGCAGGCACGTTGCAGGTAGGGTGCACGGCTAGCTGCGAAGGGGAAGACAGCCCGATGAGTGTGGAAAACGTCGGTGGTGGGGGCCTGTCCGCTTCTAGGTGAGCACAACCACAGGAAAGAACCGCTATATCTCACAAATTTTTTGAGAAAAGAGAACGGATTCCAAATTGTTACCGAAAAAATTGCGGGCATTGAGCATCTAGATGTCACACTCTTGGGTAACCCTGCGTATACCGGTGGGAAACATGCCCGCCTGGCACTGACGCGGGCCTCCTCATCCACAACTTTAAGGGGCGGACATATGGCATTGTCACGGCGGAAACTCATGGTGGGCGCGATTGCTGCGCCTGGACTCGCTTTTACTCTTGCAGCCTGTGGCACATCCACAAGCAGCGATAGC
Coding sequences within it:
- a CDS encoding 6-phosphofructokinase; translation: MKIGILTSGGDCPGLNAVIRGAVLKGTMVYENEFIGYRDGWRGVLEDNFIQLPRHRVRGIGRIGGTILGTSRSNPFKDGSGGAELVLKNMERHEVDALIAIGGDGTLYTANRLFEAGVPVVGVPKTVDNDLDATDYTFGFNTGVEVATEALDRLRMTGDSHHRCMVAEVMGRSVGWIALHAGMAAGAHVICIPEFPLSVDQICEYVQSAWDRGRAPLVVVAEGFVPKDSGDEFGHYELDEFGRPRFGGIATTLAPIIEERLGIESRSTVLGHIQRGGEPTAYDRVLATRLGMAAVDLAHKNHFGKMVALRGTDIVTVPFTDALDNVKKVPKSRWDEAKVLFG
- the pgi gene encoding glucose-6-phosphate isomerase, with the translated sequence MTDTTSSSSYDPAASPVDPTSTPAWAALEEHDENLDGSLREWFAADPERAARLTFDAADLHVDLSKNLITDETVALLLRLAEDTGVLERRDAMFAGAHINTTEDRAVLHTALRRPAKATDPLTVDGQNVDEDVHATLNRVYEFAIKVRSGEWTGITGKRIETVVNIGIGGSDLGPVMVYEALRPYAQEGLSARFISNIDPTDVGETVRDLDPETTLVIVASKTFTTLETLTNARLVRAWLLDALRERGVLTTAQDDLADDTSRLAVAKHFVAVSTALDKVEEFGIDPRNTFGFWNWVGGRYSVDSAIGTVLATVFGPEVFARLLAGFHAMDEHFRTAPAETNVPLLMGMLNVWNVNFLEAETHAILPYCQYLHRFPAYLQQLTMESNGKSVRWDGSPVVTETGEVFWGEPGTNGQHAFYQLIHQGTRLIPADFIAFANPVHDLKDDGVDVHELFLANFFAQTKALAFGKTEEEVRSEGTEGSLVPARMFSGDRPTTSIMAPALTPETLGQLIALYEHITFVEGAVWGINSFDQWGVELGKQLAKKLTPAVAGEPGALDGEDSSTTALIEYYRAHRNA